The Paenibacillus wynnii DNA window CTTAGATGTGTTAACGGCGCGGGGCTTTACGGTGATGGATGTACCGGTAATCGTTCGGCCGGAGGCGCTGGAGCGTACCGGGTTCTTCCCGACAGGAATAGAGCAGACGTATGAACTGAACGGGGAGAACCGCTGGCTCGCCGGAACCTCGGAGGTATCGTTGGTTTCACTATATAGCGATGAGATCATAGAGATGGATTCACCCCTCCGGCTGGCCGGGATGTCGGCCTGCTTCCGCCGCGAGGTAGGTTCAGCGGGGAGAGATGTACGAGGATTGTACCGAGTGCATCAGTTCTCGAAGATCGAGCAGGTCGTCATGTGCGAGAATGATGCCGCCACTTCGGAGAATATACTGCAGGAAATAACCGCTAATGCGGAGTATATTTTGGAGCTGTTGGAGTTACCTTACCGGGTAATGGCAGTCTGTACCGGAGACATGTCGCAGAAGACACATAAGCAGTACGACATTGAGACTTGGATGCCCAGCCGCAATGCCTACGGGGAGACACATTCGGCATCGAACCTGCTCGATTTTCAGGCCCGCCGTTCGAATATCCGGTACCGCGGTCCTGATGGGCGGCTGCAATATTGTCATACTCTGAATAACACTGCAGTTGCCACACCAAGAATACTCATCCCACTGCTGGAGAATCATCAGCTTGAGGACGGCTCGATCTACATTCCGCCTGCGCTGCGTAAATATATGGACGTCAAAGATAGATTGGAACTCCCTAAGGGGCAGCTGTAACAGCCATATTCAGGAGAAAAAAGCGGTTCCGGGGGCAGAAAAGAGAAACCCCGGAACCGCTTTAACTATAATAATTACTAGGATTGCATCCCGCTTGGATTCTTTTCATAATGGCTTATATCCCCGTGAAGCAAGATTTCCGCGTTCCCGTCCTTAAAGTCAATTCTGGACAAACAGGTTGGATGAATATAAGGCAGATCCCAGACCTTATTCATAGCTCTTCCCTCAAAATAGGCCATCAACACCTTAATGACTACCGTATGAGTAACAATTAGAACGGATTCGCCTTCATGCTTAGAGACAACTTCCTCCAGTTTATTCAAGGCCCGCGATTGGACCTCTGCGAATGTTTCACTACCCTCTACACTGAATTTGTCAGGATCGTCCCAGAAATATCGGTATTGATCCGTGTACTCAGACTCGAGCTCCGAAGACACGCAACCCTCCCATGCCCCCATACAAATCTCTTTGAATTCATCAGCAGTCTTCAAAGGAACCCCGCGCTCCCCGAGTATAATCTCTGCCGTCCTCAGCGCACGAGGACTGGGGCTTGCATAGACGGCATCTAGACTTACCGCCTGCATCCCCCGATTCAGCCACTCTGCCTGCTGCAAACCAAGCGGTGTAAGCGCCGAATCCATATGTCCCTGCATACGCTGCTGTACGTTCCATTCCGTTTGTCCATGACGAGTCAAATAAACGGTTGTTACTTTCATTGATGGTCTCTCCCCTTACGGTTTCGTTTGCTTTAGGTTACCTCACATCCGTAA harbors:
- a CDS encoding histidine phosphatase family protein codes for the protein MKVTTVYLTRHGQTEWNVQQRMQGHMDSALTPLGLQQAEWLNRGMQAVSLDAVYASPSPRALRTAEIILGERGVPLKTADEFKEICMGAWEGCVSSELESEYTDQYRYFWDDPDKFSVEGSETFAEVQSRALNKLEEVVSKHEGESVLIVTHTVVIKVLMAYFEGRAMNKVWDLPYIHPTCLSRIDFKDGNAEILLHGDISHYEKNPSGMQS
- the serS gene encoding serine--tRNA ligase, whose protein sequence is MLDMNWIRENAELVRKTAEWKRMELPLDDLLEWDNKRRALRQTTEVQRALRNNLTKDVEQLIRQGDKGATETLKEQVREINNSLTALDAELIEADRNCRELLLKVPNPVSDDTPIGRDDSQNVKIRQVGVLPEFTYTPRDHVELGELHDMIDIPRGVKAGGPRSYVLKGAGLYLHLAVQRLALDVLTARGFTVMDVPVIVRPEALERTGFFPTGIEQTYELNGENRWLAGTSEVSLVSLYSDEIIEMDSPLRLAGMSACFRREVGSAGRDVRGLYRVHQFSKIEQVVMCENDAATSENILQEITANAEYILELLELPYRVMAVCTGDMSQKTHKQYDIETWMPSRNAYGETHSASNLLDFQARRSNIRYRGPDGRLQYCHTLNNTAVATPRILIPLLENHQLEDGSIYIPPALRKYMDVKDRLELPKGQL